A stretch of Chloracidobacterium validum DNA encodes these proteins:
- a CDS encoding SCO family protein codes for MKYVLDTARLVFSLGLSLWLSSSVGLAQYGAGQQVEMPAPNRTPTGSPELLKQIGVTQNLGAQLPLDVQLRDETGVERPLQTYFTDKPVILAPVYFTCPMLCTQIINGIIKGLREVHYTPGQDFEVVLVSIDPRETSELAAGKKQSYLKRYGRPGTEGGWHFLTGREEEVSRLAAALGFRYAWDEATQQYAHASAIMVATPQGQLSHYFYGVEYRPNDLRFALIQSSQGKIGSPVEQVLLYCFHYDPVTGRYTPMILTAVKIFAVLTVLLLGSLIGYFLWQERKERQALAASSNAAANAG; via the coding sequence ATGAAATACGTCCTCGATACCGCCCGACTTGTTTTCAGTTTGGGCCTCAGTTTGTGGTTGAGCAGCAGTGTTGGGTTGGCTCAGTATGGCGCCGGTCAACAGGTCGAAATGCCAGCCCCGAACCGCACGCCGACCGGCTCGCCGGAGCTGCTCAAGCAAATCGGGGTCACCCAAAACCTAGGGGCGCAGCTTCCGCTCGATGTTCAACTGCGGGATGAGACCGGCGTCGAACGACCACTCCAGACCTATTTCACCGACAAGCCGGTGATTCTTGCGCCGGTGTATTTCACCTGCCCGATGCTCTGCACCCAGATCATCAACGGCATCATCAAAGGCTTGCGGGAAGTTCACTACACGCCTGGACAAGATTTTGAAGTTGTGCTGGTCAGTATTGATCCGCGTGAAACTTCCGAACTTGCCGCCGGCAAGAAGCAAAGTTACCTCAAGCGTTATGGGCGACCCGGAACAGAAGGTGGCTGGCACTTCCTGACCGGACGGGAAGAAGAAGTCTCGCGCCTCGCGGCAGCGCTCGGCTTCCGCTACGCCTGGGACGAAGCCACGCAACAGTATGCCCACGCCAGCGCCATCATGGTGGCCACGCCACAGGGACAACTTTCACACTACTTCTACGGTGTTGAATATCGCCCAAACGACCTCCGCTTTGCGCTCATTCAGTCATCGCAGGGCAAGATCGGCAGCCCGGTCGAACAAGTCCTGCTCTATTGCTTTCACTATGACCCGGTAACCGGCCGCTACACCCCCATGATTTTGACGGCCGTCAAGATTTTTGCCGTACTGACAGTGCTGCTACTGGGGAGCTTGATTGGTTACTTCCTCTGGCAAGAACGCAAAGAACGGCAGGCGTTGGCAGCTTCTTCCAATGCGGCCGCCAACGCTGGATAG
- the bshA gene encoding N-acetyl-alpha-D-glucosaminyl L-malate synthase BshA, with product MKIGITCYSSYGGSGVVASELGLELAARGHEVHFICATLPLRLTRMPDLMRFHEVEATNYALFDTAPYALALAVRMAEVALEYELDLLHVHYAIPHSVSAFLAREMLKDSRPVPFITTLHGTDITLVGTDRSYLPITRFAIRQSDGVTSVSEYLRAETCREFDICADTPIEVIPNFINSQTYRRVENPALRATFAKPEEPLLVHVSNFRAVKRTTDCIRILARLSRQLPAHLVMVGDGPERAQAQWLARQKGVANRVHFVGKQPDIPAYLSIADALLLPSESESFGLAALEAMACEVPVIASCTGGLPELVTPGETGFLAEVGDIQAMADHAQRILTDDALRAHMRRACRRVAVETFNANDIISRYEAYYGRILERFRADRKR from the coding sequence TTGAAGATTGGCATTACCTGTTATTCGTCCTATGGCGGAAGTGGTGTCGTTGCGTCTGAACTTGGACTGGAACTTGCCGCACGGGGCCACGAAGTCCACTTTATCTGCGCGACACTGCCGCTGCGCCTCACCCGCATGCCCGACCTCATGCGCTTTCACGAAGTCGAGGCTACCAACTACGCGCTGTTTGACACCGCCCCCTATGCCTTGGCGCTGGCGGTGCGCATGGCCGAGGTGGCGCTGGAATACGAGCTGGACCTGCTGCACGTCCATTACGCGATTCCCCATTCGGTCAGTGCTTTTCTGGCGCGGGAAATGCTCAAGGACAGCCGCCCCGTGCCGTTCATCACCACCCTACATGGCACGGACATCACCCTGGTTGGCACGGATCGGTCTTACTTGCCCATCACGCGGTTTGCCATCCGACAAAGCGACGGGGTGACGTCGGTCTCGGAGTACCTGCGCGCCGAAACCTGCCGCGAGTTTGATATTTGCGCAGACACACCGATCGAGGTCATTCCCAACTTCATCAACAGCCAGACGTACCGGCGGGTTGAGAACCCGGCCCTTCGCGCTACCTTCGCCAAGCCTGAAGAACCCCTGCTCGTTCACGTGTCTAACTTCCGCGCTGTCAAACGCACAACGGACTGCATTCGCATCCTGGCACGACTCAGTCGCCAACTCCCGGCACACTTGGTCATGGTGGGCGACGGCCCAGAGCGCGCTCAAGCGCAGTGGCTGGCGCGGCAGAAGGGCGTTGCCAACCGCGTTCATTTCGTCGGCAAGCAACCGGATATTCCAGCTTACCTTTCGATTGCCGACGCCCTGCTGCTGCCCAGCGAGTCGGAATCCTTTGGACTGGCCGCGCTTGAAGCCATGGCATGTGAAGTTCCGGTGATTGCCAGTTGTACCGGCGGACTGCCCGAACTCGTCACGCCAGGCGAAACCGGTTTTTTGGCTGAGGTCGGCGACATCCAAGCCATGGCTGACCACGCCCAGCGCATCCTGACCGACGATGCCCTGCGCGCCCACATGCGCCGCGCCTGCCGGCGGGTTGCGGTGGAAACCTTCAATGCCAATGACATCATTTCCCGTTACGAAGCCTACTACGGGCGAATCCTGGAGCGGTTCCGGGCTGACCGTAAGCGTTAG
- the nrfD gene encoding NrfD/PsrC family molybdoenzyme membrane anchor subunit: protein MPESNAFEPSQSPTSRLPVIGPGHTYASINEKISAIVLFRGTTFGWLVGFGIAFMIFMMMLGSISYLLYKGVGVWGINNRVGWGFDIINFVWWIGIGHAGTLISAILLLLHQKWRTSINRFAEAMTLFAVACAGLFPVLHLGRPWYAYFLFPYPNTMGMYFPQFRSPLEWDVFAVSTYASVSLVFWYVGLIPDLATLRDRARGWFTKTVYGFFSLGWRGSARHWHRYESIYLLLAGLSTPLVLSVHTIVSFDFAVSIIPGWHATFFPPYFVAGAIYAGFAMVLTLAIPVRWVYGLEDFITDKHLENMGLITLVTGNMVGYAYIMELFYGWYSANEYEQFMVHNRVLGPYWALYVALIVCNIIAPQFLWSKRIRRNSWWLFTISMFVSVGMWLERYVIIVVSLHRTFLPSSWGTYAGTFWDWTLYIGTMGFFLTLLFLFIRLLPVISMSEMQMLLPGASGAPEKGAAKP, encoded by the coding sequence ATGCCTGAGTCGAACGCATTTGAACCATCGCAGTCGCCGACCAGCCGGTTGCCCGTGATTGGCCCTGGGCACACCTACGCCAGCATCAATGAAAAAATCAGCGCCATTGTTCTGTTTCGTGGAACGACCTTTGGCTGGTTGGTCGGCTTTGGCATCGCCTTCATGATTTTCATGATGATGCTCGGCTCGATTAGCTACTTGCTTTACAAGGGCGTCGGGGTCTGGGGCATCAACAACCGGGTCGGCTGGGGCTTCGACATCATCAACTTCGTCTGGTGGATTGGCATCGGTCACGCCGGGACGCTCATCTCGGCCATCCTACTGCTGCTCCACCAGAAGTGGCGGACCTCGATCAACCGGTTTGCCGAAGCGATGACGCTCTTCGCCGTGGCCTGCGCCGGCCTGTTTCCAGTGCTGCACCTGGGGCGTCCGTGGTATGCCTACTTCCTGTTTCCCTATCCAAACACGATGGGGATGTATTTCCCCCAGTTCCGCAGTCCACTCGAATGGGACGTGTTCGCGGTCTCGACCTACGCCAGTGTGTCGTTGGTGTTCTGGTACGTCGGGTTGATCCCCGACTTGGCGACCCTGCGCGACCGGGCCCGGGGTTGGTTCACCAAAACAGTCTATGGGTTTTTCTCGCTGGGATGGCGCGGTTCAGCGCGGCACTGGCACCGGTATGAGTCCATTTACCTGTTGCTGGCTGGTCTTTCGACGCCGCTCGTGCTTTCTGTGCACACCATCGTCAGTTTTGACTTCGCGGTGTCCATCATTCCGGGCTGGCACGCCACGTTTTTCCCACCGTACTTCGTCGCCGGGGCCATCTATGCCGGGTTCGCCATGGTGCTCACGCTGGCCATTCCCGTGCGGTGGGTTTACGGACTGGAAGACTTCATCACCGACAAGCACCTCGAAAACATGGGCCTCATTACCCTCGTGACGGGGAACATGGTCGGGTACGCCTACATCATGGAGCTGTTCTACGGCTGGTATAGCGCCAACGAGTACGAGCAGTTCATGGTGCACAACCGCGTTCTCGGTCCCTACTGGGCGCTCTACGTGGCACTCATTGTGTGCAACATCATCGCGCCGCAATTCCTTTGGTCGAAACGCATTCGGCGCAACAGTTGGTGGCTGTTCACGATTTCCATGTTCGTCAGCGTCGGCATGTGGCTGGAGCGCTACGTCATCATCGTCGTCAGCTTGCACCGCACGTTCCTACCGTCGAGCTGGGGGACCTACGCCGGGACGTTCTGGGACTGGACCCTGTACATCGGCACGATGGGCTTCTTCCTGACGCTTTTGTTCCTGTTCATTCGACTCTTGCCGGTGATTTCGATGTCTGAAATGCAAATGCTGCTACCGGGCGCGAGCGGCGCTCCGGAGAAAGGAGCGGCGAAACCATGA
- a CDS encoding cytochrome c3 family protein, with protein sequence MNTIAKVSIFGAVFIIGFGAWLLLEINRSSNVTNVGIALPQPVQFSHQHHVAGLGIECRYCHTSVEHSAFANVPPISTCMNCHQQIWFGAPMLEPVRASWKSGQALEWNRVHNLGDYVYFNHGVHVQKGIGCVSCHGRVDQMQLIYKDQPHTMEWCLSCHRNPAQHIRPRDQVFNMTWKPEDIGETQASLGARLVREYNIEPARKLTSCSTCHH encoded by the coding sequence ATGAACACCATTGCGAAGGTTTCGATCTTCGGCGCCGTGTTCATCATCGGGTTCGGTGCGTGGCTGCTCCTTGAAATCAACCGCTCATCGAATGTGACCAATGTCGGTATCGCCCTGCCCCAGCCCGTGCAGTTCAGCCATCAGCACCATGTGGCCGGGCTTGGCATCGAATGCCGTTACTGCCACACCTCGGTTGAGCATTCCGCATTCGCCAACGTGCCTCCGATTTCGACCTGCATGAACTGTCACCAGCAAATTTGGTTCGGCGCGCCGATGCTCGAACCGGTGCGCGCCAGTTGGAAGTCCGGGCAGGCACTGGAGTGGAATCGCGTTCACAACCTTGGCGACTACGTCTATTTCAATCACGGCGTTCACGTGCAAAAGGGCATTGGGTGCGTGTCGTGCCACGGGCGAGTGGATCAGATGCAGCTCATCTACAAAGACCAGCCGCACACGATGGAGTGGTGCCTGAGCTGCCACCGCAACCCGGCGCAACACATCCGCCCGCGCGATCAGGTCTTCAACATGACGTGGAAGCCAGAAGATATAGGCGAAACGCAAGCCAGTCTGGGTGCGCGTCTCGTCCGGGAATACAACATCGAACCAGCTCGCAAACTCACGAGTTGCTCGACTTGTCACCACTAA
- a CDS encoding c-type cytochrome: MSRGSARLKPLVWAGVVAALLAGSTGCKQKMSYQPRYDPLERSETFNDRSSARPLVAGTVARGFLRDDPEVFLGRKENGDYVTEFPFPVTEEVMKRGQERFTIYCTMCHGFSGYGNGMIVQRGFSPPPSFHDPETRNKSVGYYFAVITNGYGAMPGHAHQIPVSDRWAIVAYVRALQLSQNATLEDVPTEHRSALDAPPPAAAKPAASPSAPHSGGAH, translated from the coding sequence ATGAGTAGGGGTTCGGCCCGCTTGAAGCCGCTTGTGTGGGCTGGCGTCGTGGCGGCGCTTCTGGCCGGCAGCACCGGCTGTAAGCAGAAAATGAGCTACCAGCCGCGCTACGATCCACTTGAGCGCAGTGAAACCTTCAATGACCGCTCCTCGGCCCGTCCGCTGGTGGCCGGCACGGTGGCGCGTGGTTTTCTCCGCGACGATCCAGAAGTTTTTCTTGGACGCAAGGAAAACGGTGATTACGTGACCGAATTTCCCTTCCCTGTCACCGAGGAAGTCATGAAGCGGGGGCAGGAACGGTTCACGATTTACTGCACGATGTGCCACGGGTTTTCTGGGTATGGCAACGGCATGATCGTGCAGCGTGGGTTTTCCCCGCCGCCATCGTTTCACGACCCAGAAACCCGCAATAAATCCGTGGGCTATTACTTCGCCGTCATCACGAATGGGTACGGTGCGATGCCGGGTCACGCGCACCAGATTCCGGTGTCTGACCGCTGGGCGATTGTGGCCTATGTGCGGGCGCTCCAGTTGAGCCAAAACGCCACACTGGAGGACGTGCCCACCGAGCATCGGTCGGCGCTTGATGCCCCGCCCCCCGCGGCGGCAAAACCAGCCGCTTCACCTTCGGCCCCACATTCGGGAGGAGCGCACTGA
- a CDS encoding DUF3341 domain-containing protein, which yields MKPSTRPRYYGVLAEFPSPAALVAAARATHDAGYRKYDAYSPFPIEELADAMHDHKNPISRIVFFAGLTGACVGFGMQVYANLVHYPMNIAGRPLYAWPMFIPITFECTVAFAAFTGVLAMLALNGLPRPHHPLFSVPSFSQATQSRFFLCIESDDPKFELEAVHKFLEGLGPMEIHDVENE from the coding sequence ATGAAGCCAAGTACCCGACCTCGCTACTACGGGGTATTAGCCGAGTTTCCGTCGCCGGCAGCACTGGTCGCGGCGGCACGGGCAACCCATGACGCGGGCTATCGCAAGTATGACGCCTATTCGCCCTTTCCCATCGAAGAACTCGCCGACGCCATGCACGACCACAAAAACCCCATTTCGCGCATCGTGTTCTTTGCGGGACTGACGGGGGCCTGCGTTGGGTTCGGAATGCAGGTCTATGCCAACTTGGTTCACTATCCGATGAACATTGCCGGGCGGCCGCTTTACGCCTGGCCGATGTTCATTCCGATTACGTTCGAGTGCACGGTGGCCTTTGCGGCCTTTACGGGCGTGCTGGCCATGCTGGCCCTGAATGGACTCCCGCGGCCACACCATCCGCTGTTCAGCGTGCCGAGTTTTTCGCAGGCCACCCAGAGTCGCTTTTTTCTCTGTATCGAGTCAGATGACCCCAAGTTTGAGCTTGAGGCGGTTCATAAGTTTCTCGAAGGCCTCGGGCCAATGGAGATTCATGATGTTGAGAATGAGTAG
- the coxB gene encoding cytochrome c oxidase subunit II has protein sequence MMPLTLLTTYSDWAARALRLPLFPEQASTNAPNVDALYFFMLAVCGGVSIAIVLLIFYFAVKYRRRTPDQLAEEAHVPVALEWAWIIIPSLFFMSFFGWGAFLYFEDAKAPKDALEIACTGRQWMWKFQHPDGQREINTLHIPVGKPVKLVMVSEDVIHSMFVPAFRIHMDVIPKRYTEVWFEATKPGTYHMFCSQYCGTEHANMIGSVVALEPHEYQAWLNGAATGSLALRGEALFNKLACNGCHTGDAEARGPYLPGLYGRNVQLTTGEVIVADENYIRESIIKPGVKIAAGYDNIMPGYDGQLTEEQIIELVAYIKNLGRKYEQFEPVAPPTAPAPRPAGQNPDQTLPTGNVKPSQAPPLPAPAAPMTPPPTTRPAPDAARPTSN, from the coding sequence ATGATGCCATTGACCTTACTCACGACGTATTCCGACTGGGCAGCACGGGCCCTGCGCCTGCCGTTGTTCCCCGAACAGGCTTCGACCAACGCGCCCAACGTGGATGCCCTGTATTTCTTCATGCTGGCAGTATGCGGTGGCGTCTCGATTGCCATCGTCCTGCTGATTTTTTACTTTGCCGTCAAGTACCGCCGGCGGACACCCGACCAACTGGCTGAAGAAGCCCACGTCCCGGTCGCCCTGGAATGGGCCTGGATTATCATTCCCTCGCTGTTCTTCATGTCGTTTTTTGGTTGGGGAGCCTTCCTTTACTTTGAGGACGCTAAAGCCCCCAAGGATGCGCTTGAGATCGCCTGTACCGGGCGGCAGTGGATGTGGAAGTTCCAGCATCCTGACGGACAACGCGAAATCAACACGCTGCACATCCCAGTTGGCAAACCTGTCAAGCTGGTGATGGTGTCAGAAGACGTCATTCACAGCATGTTCGTTCCGGCGTTTCGGATTCACATGGACGTGATTCCGAAGCGCTACACGGAAGTCTGGTTCGAAGCCACCAAACCGGGGACGTACCACATGTTTTGCTCACAGTACTGCGGCACGGAGCACGCCAACATGATCGGTTCCGTCGTGGCGCTCGAGCCACATGAGTACCAGGCCTGGCTCAATGGCGCGGCAACCGGTTCGTTGGCCCTGCGCGGCGAGGCGCTGTTCAACAAGCTGGCTTGCAATGGCTGCCACACTGGCGATGCCGAGGCCCGGGGACCCTACTTGCCCGGTCTCTATGGACGGAACGTCCAACTCACGACCGGCGAGGTCATTGTCGCCGATGAAAACTACATTCGGGAATCCATCATCAAGCCGGGGGTCAAGATTGCCGCCGGTTACGACAACATCATGCCGGGTTACGATGGGCAACTGACCGAAGAGCAAATCATCGAGTTGGTGGCCTACATCAAGAATCTCGGCAGAAAGTATGAGCAGTTCGAGCCGGTGGCACCGCCCACCGCGCCCGCGCCACGGCCGGCTGGGCAGAACCCTGACCAGACCTTGCCAACCGGAAACGTCAAGCCAAGCCAAGCGCCGCCACTCCCGGCGCCGGCCGCGCCCATGACGCCACCGCCAACCACGCGCCCTGCGCCAGATGCGGCTCGTCCAACCTCCAACTGA
- a CDS encoding TAT-variant-translocated molybdopterin oxidoreductase — MTDHSTRSSVPMPPAADVPEPAHWRGIERLLADPAAQAALAETFPRQASLLGDALDRRHFLKIMGASFGLAGLTACSAYPDDGKIVPYVKAPEEIVPGKPLFYASSFSMSGMTTGVLVESHMGRPTKIEGNPDHPASLGATDLFAQAAILTLYDPERSQTTRYYGDARPYDTFLRDLRKTLDQHRANQGAGLRILTETVTSPTLGAQLQRILAAFPKAKWIQYEPCGRDHARAGAKLAFGRAVATQYRFEAADVVAAFDADFLAAGPGNVRHAHDFSRRRRARLGQAATKQMARLYMVECTPTASGTVADHRIAVRPSELIAIANAVAVGLGIETGRPAEAPAAHAKFVATLVKDLQEHAGKSLFLVGDYQPAALHCLAHAINAKLGNVGKTLEYTDSPEARPTDQEAEFRQLTAEMHAGAVDTLIILDGNPAYTAAADVDFAGGLQKVKFSAHLSLYFDETSARCHWHIPASHFLETWGDARAHDGTVSVQQPLIAPLYKETKSPLELLAAFLDEFNQNSDEIVRDFWQRNLAQLKSGRSFEPNVSGAVRVGRNAVGLQTDFDKTWRRTLHDGHLADSAFKPVEVTLTSNVAQALATLPAPTGSGLEVVFRPDPTIYDGRFANNGWLQETPKPRTKLTWDNAVIMSPRTGAQLGVVRTHDTDPYAVVEVAIGGRKVRGAALIIPGHPDDTVTLHLGYGRERAGSVGNGAGFNANLLRAADTLWMASGATVTKTTETARLACTQMHWEIEAAGAFERRQLVREATLAEYLSDPQFARTEFDDPKARKLTLFEPPDDYSQGYAWGMVVDMNVCTGCQACVVACTAENNIPIVGKAEVLREREMHWIRIDQYYAGDPTDPNLALHLQPVMCQHCEMAPCELVCPVAATTHSPEGINEMTYNRCVGTKYCANNCPYKVRRFNFLHYSDYDTPVLKLGRNPDVTVRTRGVMEKCTYCIQRINAARIEAEKEDRRIRDGEVITACQAVCPTQAIIFGDINDPTSQIAQLRKEPTNYGLLAELNVRPRTSYLAKVRNVHPDLAPARKKSAGHGSGHGGHDTKPHGDSTPAAPGGEHAPGH; from the coding sequence ATGACCGACCATTCGACACGTTCATCCGTCCCCATGCCACCGGCCGCCGACGTTCCAGAGCCAGCGCACTGGCGCGGCATCGAGCGCCTGCTCGCCGACCCAGCCGCGCAGGCCGCGCTGGCAGAAACTTTCCCGCGCCAAGCATCCCTGCTCGGCGATGCGCTCGACCGGCGACACTTCCTCAAAATCATGGGAGCGTCATTCGGTCTGGCCGGATTGACGGCCTGCAGCGCTTACCCAGACGACGGCAAGATTGTGCCGTATGTCAAAGCGCCGGAGGAAATCGTGCCCGGCAAGCCGCTGTTCTACGCTTCGAGCTTTAGCATGAGCGGCATGACGACTGGGGTTCTGGTTGAAAGCCACATGGGGCGGCCCACCAAAATCGAGGGCAACCCCGATCACCCGGCCAGTTTGGGAGCGACTGACCTCTTTGCCCAGGCTGCCATTCTGACGCTCTACGACCCCGAACGCTCGCAAACGACGCGCTACTATGGCGACGCTCGCCCCTATGACACATTTCTGCGCGACTTGCGCAAGACGCTTGACCAGCACCGCGCCAATCAGGGCGCCGGGCTGCGGATATTGACGGAAACCGTTACATCGCCGACGTTGGGCGCGCAACTTCAGCGCATTCTGGCCGCCTTTCCAAAGGCCAAGTGGATACAGTACGAACCATGCGGTCGTGACCACGCCCGCGCCGGTGCCAAACTGGCCTTTGGGCGCGCCGTGGCCACCCAGTATCGGTTTGAAGCCGCCGATGTCGTGGCGGCCTTTGACGCGGATTTTCTCGCCGCCGGGCCGGGCAACGTTCGCCACGCCCACGATTTCAGCCGCCGTCGTCGCGCCCGCCTTGGGCAAGCCGCAACGAAGCAGATGGCGCGGCTGTACATGGTCGAATGCACGCCGACAGCCTCCGGCACCGTTGCCGACCACCGCATCGCGGTGCGGCCGAGTGAACTGATTGCCATCGCCAACGCCGTGGCCGTCGGGCTTGGGATTGAAACCGGACGGCCGGCAGAGGCGCCCGCGGCCCATGCCAAGTTTGTGGCGACACTGGTCAAAGACCTTCAGGAACACGCCGGAAAGAGCCTGTTCCTCGTTGGCGATTACCAGCCGGCCGCACTTCACTGCCTGGCCCATGCCATCAATGCCAAGCTCGGCAACGTCGGCAAGACGCTGGAGTACACGGATTCGCCGGAAGCCAGACCAACCGACCAGGAAGCCGAGTTTCGCCAACTCACGGCCGAGATGCATGCCGGAGCGGTGGACACACTGATCATCCTCGACGGCAATCCAGCGTACACCGCGGCCGCCGACGTTGACTTTGCCGGCGGACTTCAGAAAGTCAAGTTTTCAGCTCATCTCAGCCTGTATTTCGATGAGACTTCAGCGCGCTGCCACTGGCACATTCCTGCGTCGCACTTCCTTGAGACCTGGGGTGACGCGCGCGCCCACGACGGCACGGTTTCCGTTCAGCAGCCGCTCATCGCACCGCTTTACAAGGAAACCAAATCGCCGCTCGAACTCCTGGCGGCCTTTCTGGACGAGTTCAACCAAAACAGTGATGAAATCGTCCGCGACTTCTGGCAGCGAAATTTGGCCCAACTGAAGTCCGGGCGGTCTTTCGAGCCGAATGTCAGCGGTGCGGTCCGTGTGGGACGCAACGCTGTCGGGTTACAAACCGATTTTGACAAGACCTGGCGGCGCACCCTCCACGATGGACATCTCGCCGATTCGGCATTCAAACCGGTCGAGGTCACGCTCACCAGCAATGTCGCCCAGGCGCTGGCGACCCTGCCAGCGCCCACCGGCAGCGGCCTTGAAGTCGTGTTCCGACCCGACCCGACAATTTACGATGGTCGTTTTGCCAACAACGGTTGGCTTCAGGAAACGCCCAAGCCACGGACGAAGCTGACCTGGGACAACGCGGTGATTATGTCACCGCGCACGGGTGCGCAGCTCGGTGTGGTTCGCACGCATGACACTGACCCTTACGCAGTCGTTGAAGTCGCCATTGGTGGGCGCAAGGTGCGCGGCGCGGCGCTCATCATTCCCGGGCACCCGGACGACACGGTGACGCTTCACCTAGGCTATGGACGTGAACGCGCCGGCAGCGTCGGCAACGGCGCTGGCTTCAACGCCAACCTGCTCCGGGCCGCCGACACGCTTTGGATGGCCAGCGGAGCCACCGTCACCAAGACCACTGAAACGGCGCGGTTGGCCTGCACCCAGATGCACTGGGAAATCGAAGCGGCCGGCGCGTTCGAGCGGCGGCAGCTCGTCCGGGAAGCCACGCTGGCGGAATACCTGTCCGACCCGCAGTTTGCGCGCACTGAGTTCGATGACCCGAAGGCCCGCAAGCTGACCTTGTTCGAGCCGCCGGACGACTACAGCCAAGGTTACGCCTGGGGCATGGTCGTGGACATGAATGTGTGCACTGGCTGCCAGGCCTGCGTGGTTGCCTGCACGGCGGAAAACAACATCCCCATCGTCGGCAAGGCCGAAGTGCTGCGCGAGCGTGAAATGCACTGGATTCGGATTGACCAGTACTACGCCGGCGACCCCACCGATCCCAACCTCGCGCTGCACTTGCAGCCGGTGATGTGCCAGCACTGCGAGATGGCGCCCTGTGAGTTGGTGTGTCCGGTGGCCGCGACAACGCACAGCCCCGAAGGCATCAACGAAATGACCTACAACCGGTGCGTTGGGACGAAGTACTGCGCCAACAACTGTCCTTACAAAGTGCGGCGGTTCAACTTCCTTCACTACTCCGACTACGACACGCCGGTGCTGAAGCTGGGACGCAATCCAGACGTGACCGTGCGGACCCGTGGTGTCATGGAAAAGTGCACCTACTGCATTCAGCGCATCAACGCGGCGCGCATCGAAGCCGAAAAGGAAGACCGGCGCATTCGCGACGGCGAGGTGATTACGGCTTGCCAGGCAGTGTGTCCGACCCAGGCCATCATCTTTGGCGACATCAACGACCCGACCAGCCAGATTGCCCAGTTGCGCAAAGAACCAACCAACTACGGGTTGCTGGCTGAACTCAACGTTCGCCCGCGCACGTCTTACTTGGCCAAAGTGCGCAACGTCCATCCCGATTTAGCGCCGGCGCGGAAGAAATCGGCCGGTCACGGGAGCGGACACGGTGGACACGATACGAAACCACATGGCGACAGCACGCCTGCGGCCCCAGGTGGGGAACATGCGCCAGGCCACTGA